In Gossypium arboreum isolate Shixiya-1 chromosome 3, ASM2569848v2, whole genome shotgun sequence, the sequence ACCTGGAATTATAATCCGGTTATGTCGGTAAAAACTAACTGATAATCTGCAATCTTCTATGACTCGGTATCACctatatgaaaagaaaaaaagactaCCAAACTTGATGGAATGATGGATATCCCAAAAGAATCGAGCTCAAGAGATTCAACAGCCCCTGAATTAATGTTGAAAGTATAGCCCCGAACCTATAATTATATGAGATATAtgataagatatatatatatatataatgaaatagGCAGAGAGTTTCTAGCATATAAAGCATGTATTTACCTTCCCGATGTTTCGATATCTTGGTGTTACAACTCGGTATCCTAcctaaaaaaaattgtaaattaaaCTCGAGAAATATAAAGTCTAGAGAGATAAAATCATGATACTGTTCAACAGTTGATGGTTGCAGTCTAAATGAACTGTGCTCTAAATTACAATTCAAGTGAACAACTAATAGTTGCAAGGTGAAACAATACAACTCCACTTCAAATGAACAACTAATAATCATCTCTGCATCATACGTAAACTAGAATTTCATAGTATCGAACACATTGAATAAAATTTGCATAAGAAAAATCAACTAATAGTTGCAAGTGGAAACTGTACAACTCCATTTCAAATGGCTAATACCAGCATGAGAATTTCATAGGATCAAACAGGGTAAAAAGTACCATGGAGATCATTGTACTAGGAGTCAGATTACATTTTACCCCATTTACTTAAAAATTTAGCAAATTAGTTCCTGTATATTAGGTTAAAGAGTAAACTGGACCTTTCTATTACaattttcatccatttctactattaaaaactgaCGTGGCTGACAAAATAATCAAACAGTTACACGTGGCATGCCAAGTGTATCTCATTCTCACATACAAATAccagtttttaacagtaaaaatggatgaaaaCTTTAACAGGAGGACTAGTTTGCTCTTCGATCTAATGTACATAGACTAATATactcattttttgagtagaggggACAAAATGCAATCCAACTCCTAGTATAGGACAtctatggtacttttaccaaTCAAACACATGGAAGAAAATTTGCATAAGAAAAATCAGCAAGTTATAGATGAAAAAAATGACGGGATTTACACCCAAACAATAGAAGCAAGTACCGAAACCTACCAGAGTCTCGAGTCTAACCATCTTAAAGTCATTATCCATCACTCTCTCATCTTCAACAAGGACAACATCACCAACCTTCGAAAGCAAAAACGAAAATTACAAGCAAGGAAGGTAATTGGTAATAGTGGATGAAACCAGCATAATCCTTGAACAATAGATACATACTCTATTATGTTAAAAAGTAAACTTTATTAGCAGTAGtaaaataaaaatgcaaatgCAAATGCAAAAAATGTTATTAATCCATTACCTTGTTGATGTCTTGTAGAAGAATCCTTTCTGATTGCCCAGCAAGCAAGCTTGGCCTTACCTCCATAGCCAACACTAACCActgaaaaaaatgaaagaatacAAATATGTATTAAACAACTTGCCTAAATAACCTATGTTTTGTTTTAGTTGTAAACTTTGCTACATACCTTCTTTTACTCTAAAGTTGCTAAAATCAATAAGCAAAgagtaaaaaaaagaagaagcacaATCATATTTGTTTAAAACTAAACAAATGGCTAAAATGAGAAACATGTTGTAACATAAAGTTTCCATCATAGAAACAAAATAGACCATTTTGGTATTCAAAAGTTAAgattttattaaaggttaaaatactAAGGAGGCCTCTGCACTAAGTGTTAGATTGCATTTTGACCCTCTATTcaaaaaataggcaaattagtcACTGAACATTACATCAAAGATATGCTACTTTTACCCCTAAGAAAACATTTTGCATTCATGGATATCCAAAATTTCAAATTCAGCTGCAAATTGGGAATAAAACAATAACATGTTTAGCCTTGAATAAGGATCATcatcataataataatagtatgaAGAGGAAAGTACTGACTGCAGTAGTATCCACCCATAATTGAGACACAAAGCCTAAGGTTTGAGCAGATTGGATGCTTATCACTTGCTTGGCCACCATATTTGATCTCTTCATCAGTTGCTTCCTGCTAACCAATTTATCCCCATTCTTGTTGCCCTTCTTCCCCTTCAACTCCTTGTCACTAATTTTCTCCAAGGTAGCATCGGTACGACGTCGTTTGAGCTCCAATTCATCATCGTCAAACTCCAACTGCCCATATCCATCTCCCTCTACGCTTGAACTTGAAGATGGGGTAGCTCTCATACAGCATCCAAGGAACTGTAATCGGCCATTATTGGTGATAATTGGGAAATGGGTATCTGAAACTTGTGGATTTTTGAGCAATGGATTTCTAATTTTGAC encodes:
- the LOC108474799 gene encoding uncharacterized protein LOC108474799 isoform X2, whose amino-acid sequence is MCNCVPLIPFPSSIVKIRNPLLKNPQVSDTHFPIITNNGRLQFLGCCMRATPSSSSSVEGDGYGQLEFDDDELELKRRRTDATLEKISDKELKGKKGNKNGDKLVSRKQLMKRSNMVAKQVISIQSAQTLGFVSQLWVDTTAWLVLAMEVRPSLLAGQSERILLQDINKVGDVVLVEDERVMDNDFKMVRLETLVGYRVVTPRYRNIGKVSTYALLVEDVLEVIADRVVVHEAAASRLQRLTKGFWDAQSLEVSLEEHIEYGGDEGSEGFRDGRRSRRRSRGRKPRSKSREADDDWELPIDYF
- the LOC108474799 gene encoding uncharacterized protein LOC108474799 isoform X1, translating into MCNCVPLIPFPSSIVKIRNPLLKNPQVSDTHFPIITNNGRLQFLGCCMRATPSSSSSVEGDGYGQLEFDDDELELKRRRTDATLEKISDKELKGKKGNKNGDKLVSRKQLMKRSNMVAKQVISIQSAQTLGFVSQLWVDTTAWLVLAMEVRPSLLAGQSERILLQDINKVGDVVLVEDERVMDNDFKMVRLETLVGYRVVTPRYRNIGKVRGYTFNINSGAVESLELDSFGISIIPSSLVSTYALLVEDVLEVIADRVVVHEAAASRLQRLTKGFWDAQSLEVSLEEHIEYGGDEGSEGFRDGRRSRRRSRGRKPRSKSREADDDWELPIDYF